The Vitis vinifera cultivar Pinot Noir 40024 chromosome 1, ASM3070453v1 DNA segment ATTGAGTTAATAGTTGATATTAGAAACCATATCACAGGAATGACATgcaaaatcatatttaataatgcAGGAAAATCagtttttattacaaatattactAATATTATTCCAAGAGAGTTGGATTTCAGAACTCTGAAAGATAGATAGCAGAAGAGCAAGTTGAAAGTAAAAAACAGTTGACCAAAAAGAATAAGGAAATAGTAGTTTTGGCTACATCCAATGGATGGGACATATACCATTTGGCCAACTGCAGTTGTAACGACTGCTGCCATGTTTCTATAACGCAATCCACCAGCCTCAACCACTCCCGACTGCTCAATCACCTGAAGTAAATAAAAAGCAAGATGTTAAATACAACCACCATAACTCAAAAGCTGCTGCTAAATGAAACGAAAAAAACACGGTGGAATCTCACATTTATTACATGTCACAGGGGGCTCCAAAACATTCTAAACCTTGAGATTTAATAAAATTGCCTGTTTGTTATAAACAGGAAATTACCTGTTATGATCTAAAACACCTAGCTATAGGATGCATGCCATTAAGCTATTACAGCAGAGTAAAGAATCCTGTGCTGATCCATGGCTTTGAAAAGTTCCTTAAGATGCATATTTAATGGCCTCAGCCCTCTCTACTTCAAGAAAAACATCAAAAGTCATTATATTTCTTAGAGTAGATAATGCATCTTCTTACAAAAAGATCAGAGAAATGCTATGGAATAAGAACACAATACTCTTTGCCATGCAGAAAATTTGACAGCCCTCCTCCATCTTTCATGTGGAATGCAATAATATGctttattcaatcaaaatatAGGGTAATGCATTTGCTGGGAGTTTTTCGTTTATCAAATTCAACGAGAAGAATTAATATCTGACAGtctttttaactaaaaaaatccTGGACCTAGCATCAATCATTAGTCAATAGAGAGTTGAGATGATGGGCGTTAATCTACATACATATAAAGATTTGAACATATTTTTACATAGCCCATGATTTGATCCCCCTTCTTTAGCTGGTGggtgtaaaaattaaattaaaatgaaaaccaAAAGATACCGagagaaaaaatcaaaaggaaGACAAGCTCACAGTTAGACAATTGAGACAAATAGAACAAACATAAAAGCTACCGTGAATCCCTCAGCATCTTGTTCTGTGGCAAGGTCCTGAAGAAACCAAACAGCACTCCCATCATCAGCCACATCTTGCTTCAAATCTAAGAGCTCAAAAACAAGGCTTTCATCTCGTGTAGGATCCACAAACGCTtcctttcaaaaaataaaataaaaatgtcagTAATCTCATTACAACGGAAACACCAGAAACCCCCCCgccccccacccccccccccccccccccccccccccccccccaccccaaaaaaaaaaaaaagagtcagAAAAGCCAACCTGATGATCAGGAACTTGACGAATGTCACTCAAATCCTGCAATTGAAACACGACTCTTTCATTGAATGGCCCATCCACAttgataaataagaaaatagaaacaacCCACCAACCTGGAACCTCCGAGGGAATGTGCTAACTATTGCGCCACCGAATAAAGGGCGTTCCGAGTAGTAATCTTCCGGCATTTTCCTAGGCAATAAGAGACGCATTTCAACAAACATCAGGCGAGCAATTAACTAATCAATGTACTCTGAAGCCTGACCAATAGAAAAAGGCGAACATTTTGCAA contains these protein-coding regions:
- the LOC100256809 gene encoding uncharacterized protein LOC100256809 isoform X2 — its product is MPEDYYSERPLFGGAIVSTFPRRFQDLSDIRQVPDHQEAFVDPTRDESLVFELLDLKQDVADDGSAVWFLQDLATEQDAEGFTVIEQSGVVEAGGLRYRNMAAVVTTAVGQMAISKGRQGREAQNIVYLANLRLKEVGTDVLITAYEPILINPFSDSAGTVGAGLPVPAEQSGHMPMTEVFKMAVSSFKVNDWSLFGAA
- the LOC100256809 gene encoding uncharacterized protein LOC100256809 isoform X1, yielding MPEDYYSERPLFGGAIVSTFPRRFQDLSDIRQVPDHQEAFVDPTRDESLVFELLDLKQDVADDGSAVWFLQDLATEQDAEGFTVIEQSGVVEAGGLRYRNMAAVVTTAVGQMAISKGRQGREAQNIVRVYLANLRLKEVGTDVLITAYEPILINPFSDSAGTVGAGLPVPAEQSGHMPMTEVFKMAVSSFKVNDWSLFGAA